A DNA window from Brassica napus cultivar Da-Ae chromosome C1, Da-Ae, whole genome shotgun sequence contains the following coding sequences:
- the LOC106372733 gene encoding cytochrome P450 71A16 — MEIILISLSLTTLLSFMFLKSFLRQTTTTKLNPPPSAWRLPVIGNLHQLSLHPHRALCSLSHRYGPLMILYFGRVPTLVVSSADTALDALKTHDLKFSNRPVTKMVDKLLNSGRDLAFAPYGEYWRQVKSLCALNLFSKKTIQSFGYIREEEITLMMDKLAKASSSSSTVNLSALLTTLTNDVITRVVLGRKYSGEEGGNNSNNIVRRFNELLGTYPLGEFVPSLAWIDWIQGLDKKVEKVNKEIDVFLEKVVQEHEDADQDMSAFVDILLSTQKDKTTPFELDRAGLKILLVELLFAGSATTFTLMEWTMTELLRHPECMKKLRDEILSVSKHNLYVSEKEVEKMNYLNMVIKEVLRLHPSGPLIPRLVSDDVKVNGYDIAAGTRVLINLYAIQRDTATWGPDAEKFRPERHFDSPLDLEGQNFKYFPFGSGRRRCPGDGLALPLVELTLANLVKRFNLRFEGGPKGDNKPDLLEATGLDVCRKFPLIVSPFFATISL; from the exons ATGGAAATTATATTAATCTCTCTCTCCTTAACAACCCTCTTATCCTTTATGTTCCTAAAATCGTTTCTCAGACAGACCACCACGACCAAACTTAATCCACCACCATCTGCGTGGCGGCTTCCGGTGATCGGGAACCTTCACCAGCTAAGTCTCCACCCTCACCGCGCCCTCTGTTCACTCAGCCACCGCTATGGGCCACTCATGATCCTGTACTTCGGTCGTGTCCCCACCCTTGTAGTCTCCTCAGCTGATACAGCCCTAGACGCCCTGAAAACACACGATCTAAAGTTCTCCAACCGCCCGGTAACAAAAATGGTCGATAAACTTCTTAATAGTGGGAGAGATTTGGCATTTGCCCCTTATGGAGAATATTGGAGGCAGGTTAAG AGTCTCTGCGCTTTGAATCTCTTTAGCAAGAAAACGATTCAGTCCTTTGGGTatataagagaagaagagatcacTTTGATGATGGACAAGCTGGCAAAAGCGAGTTCTTCCTCTTCAACGGTAAACCTAAGCGCACTCCTCACCACCCTTACAAACGATGTAATAACTAGAGTTGTATTGGGAAGAAAATATAGTGGCGAGGAAGGTGGAAATAATTCCAATAACATAGTGAGGAGATTCAATGAACTTTTAGGTACTTATCCTCTCGGTGAATTCGTTCCTAGTTTGGCATGGATAGATTGGATCCAAGGTCTGGATAAGAAAGTGGAGAAAGTCAATAAAGAGAttgatgtttttcttgaaaaagttGTGCAAGAACATGAAGACGCAGACCAAGACATGTCAGCTTTTGTTGATATATTGCTATCTACTCAAAAAGATAAGACAACACCGTTTGAGCTTGACAGAGCCGGTTTAAAAATTCTCCTCGTG GAATTGTTGTTTGCGGGATCAGCAACAACTTTCACACTGATGGAATGGACTATGACGGAGCTATTGAGACATCCAGAGTGTATGAAGAAACTCCGAGATGAAATTCTTTCTGTTTCGAAGCATAATTTGTATGTGTCTGAGAAAGAAGTTGAGAAAATGAACTATTTAAATATGGTGATCAAGGAGGTGCTTAGGTTACATCCCTCCGGTCCACTAATTCCCCGACTAGTTAGTGACGATGTCAAAGTAAATGGATATGACATAGCTGCAGGAACAAGG gttttaatcaatttatatgCAATCCAACGAGACACTGCCACTTGGGGACCAGATGCAGAAAAATTTAGGCCAGAGAGGCATTTTGATTCTCCTTTGGATTTGGAAGGACAAAACTTCAAGTATTTTCCATTTGGATCAGGGAGAAGACGTTGCCCTGGGGATGGTTTAGCATTACCCTTGGTCGAGCTCACATTGGCCAACCTTGTGAAGAGGTTCAACTTAAGATTCGAAGGAGGGCCAAAGGGGGATAATAAGCCTGATCTTCTTGAAGCAACTGGTCTCGATGTTTGTCGCAAGTTCCCTCTTATTGTCTCTCCATTTTTTGCTACAATATCCTTGTAA